In Vigna unguiculata cultivar IT97K-499-35 chromosome 3, ASM411807v1, whole genome shotgun sequence, a single genomic region encodes these proteins:
- the LOC114178744 gene encoding lipoamide acyltransferase component of branched-chain alpha-keto acid dehydrogenase complex, mitochondrial isoform X1, whose protein sequence is MIRSRIWQKRAFISSRTFFSASASSHSSSSSSPTLPSRFLKPNAPSSHVSFYFPRVNRCLFCTQPALDLLASKLVDVPLAQTGEGIAECELLKWYVQEGDYVEDFQPLCEVQSDKATIEITSRYKGKVSNILCGPGDIVKVGETLLKILVDDSASPSVTLGDSVNAKSPDSDKTSVNVPVFTTVVDDSDNAKLIDSDPGKGRQTGILSTPAVRSLAKQHGIDITEVCGTGKDGRVLKEDVLNFAVSKGIIKDPSALLHTDSVEQLQGAEGYNYNIATKSCSPSEDRTVPFRGFQRAMVKSMSLAAKVPHFHYVDEINCDALVELKTSFQKNNPYPDIKYTFLPILIKSLSMALSKYPFMNSCFKEDAVEVVLKGSHNVGIAMATQHGLVVPNIKNVQSLSILEITKELARLQQLASNNKLTSEDICGGTITLSNIGAIGGKFGSPLVNLPEVSIIAIGKIQKVPRFADNGNVYPASLVTVNIGADHRVLDGATVARFCNEWKQLIENPELLTLYLR, encoded by the exons TTCTATTTTCCACGTGTGAACAGGTGTTTGTTCTGTACTCAACCCGCCCTAGACCTTCTCGCGAGCAAGCTAGTGGACGTGCCGCTGGCGCAAACCGGCGAAGGTATTGCAGAATGTGAGCTTCTCAAATGGTATGTCCAGGAG GGGGATTATGTTGAAGACTTTCAACCGCTCTGTGAAGTTCAAAGTGATAAAGCTACCATTGAAATTACGAGTCGCTACAAAGGAAAAGTTTCCAATATTCTCTGCGGTCCTGGTGATATTGTGAAG GTTGGAGAAACTCTACTAAAGATTTTAGTTGATGATTCAGCATCTCCGTCTGTCACTCTTGGTGATTCAGTAAATGCGAAGTCACCTGATTCCGATAAGACATCAGTTAATGTACCAGTGTTTACTACAGTAGTTGACGATTCAGACAATGCCAAATTGATAGATTCTGATCCTGGTAAAGGAAGACAGACTGGAATTCTATCAACACCTGCTGTAAGAAGTCTGGCTAAGCAACATGGTATAGATATAACTGAAGTTTGTGGAACTGGAAAAGATGGAAGGGTATTAAAAGAAGATGTGCTAAATTTTGCTGTCAGCAAAGGAATCATTAAAGATCCATCTGCACTCTTGCATACCGATTCTGTAGAACAGCTTCAGGGAGCTGAAGGATACAATTACAATATCGCAACTAAATCTTGTAGTCCATCTGAGGACAGGACAGTCCCATTTAG aGGATTCCAAAGAGCAATGGTAAAGTCAATGTCTCTGGCTGCTAAAGTCCCACATTTTCATTATGTGGATGAGATAAATTGTGATGCTCTAGTGGAGCTTAAAACATCTTTTCAGAAAAATAATCCTTATCCAGACATTAAGTACACTTTCCTTCCAATATTAATCAAATCACTATCAATGGCCCTCAGTAAGTACCCCTTTATGAACAGTTGCTTCAAAGAGGATGCAGTGGAGGTCGTTCTCAAAG GTTCACACAATGTTGGAATTGCCATGGCGACACAACATGGTCTAGTTGTgccaaacataaaaaatgttcagtCTCTTTCCATACTTGAG ATAACCAAAGAGCTGGCAAGGTTACAACAATTGGCTTCAAATAACAAGTTAACTTCTGAGGATATATGTGGTGGTACTATTACTTTAAGCAACATTGGAGCAATTGGTGGAAAGTTTGGTTCCCCACTTGTTAATCTGCCTGAAGTCTCCATTATTGCCATTGGTAAAATTCAGAAAGTTCCACGGTTCGCTGATAATGGAAATGTGTATCCTGCATCACTCGTGACT GTTAATATTGGTGCAGATCACAGAGTCTTGGACGGAGCAACCGTTGCAAGATTTTGCAACGAGTGGAAGCAACTAATTGAAAATCCCGAGCTCCTCACTCTGtatttgagataa
- the LOC114178338 gene encoding probable acylpyruvase FAHD1, mitochondrial, which produces MAAAASQKLLELSTKIVAVGRNYAAHAKELGNAVPKEPVLFLKPTSSYLKNGGTIQIPHNEGSLHHEVELAVVIAKKARDVSESSAMDYVAGYALALDMTARDLQAAAKSAGLPWSLAKGQDTFTPISSILPKTAVPNPDDIELWLKVDEEIRQKGSTKDMIFKIPFLISYISSVMTLFEGDVILTGTPPGVGPVKEGQKITAGITGLVDVQFNVEKRAKPIHSS; this is translated from the exons ATGGCAGCGGCAGCTAGTCAGAAGCTTCTGGAATTGAGCACCAAGATCGTCGCTGTCGGCAGAAACTACGCTGCCCACGCCAAAGAGCTTGGCAACGCCGTTCCCAAG GAGCCGGTGTTGTTTCTGAAACCGACGTCGTCTTACTTGAAAAACGGCGGAACCATCCAAATTCCACACAACGAGGGTTCTCTGCACCATGAGGTTGAACTCGCCGTAGTCATCGCCAAGAAAGCGCGTGATGTGTCAGAATCCTCTGCCATGGATTACGTCGCCG GTTATGCACTGGCTCTGGATATGACTGCTAGGGACCTTCAAGCTGCGGCAAAG TCTGCAGGTCTTCCATGGAGTTTGGCAAAAGGCCAGGACACTTTCACCCCAATTAGTTCAATT TTGCCAAAGACTGCAGTGCCAAACCCTGACGATATAGAATTATGGTTAAAG GTAGATGAGGAAATTCGACAAAAGGGCTCAACCAAGGACATGATCTTTAAGATCCCATTTCTAATTAGCTATATAAGCTCTGTAATGACACTGTTTGAAGGAGATGTTATACTAACTG GCACTCCACCGGGTGTTGGACCAGTGAAAGAGGGTCAAAAAATTACTGCCGGTATTACAGGCCTTGTGGACGTACAGTTCAATGTTGAGAAAAGAGCAAAGCCTATACATTCTTCATAA
- the LOC114178335 gene encoding uncharacterized protein LOC114178335 isoform X1, translated as MEGVEHRTVNVNGINMHIAEMGEGPLILFIHGFPDLWFSWRHQMKALASLGYRCVAPDLRGYGDTDVPPSTTAYTTLHVVGDLVGLLDEVAGGDEKVFVVGHDWGAMTAWNLSLFRPERIRALVNLSVAFTPRNPKRKPLDTLRAVYGNEYYICRFQVSKDGLSRSEKKMILCWGKPWFAKWFCCSSALLQETGNIEAEFEQIGTGRVLKEFLTYRNPGPLYLPQGKAFGRSIDSPLTLPSWLSEEECDYYVSKYQKTGFTGGLNYYRNLDLNWELTAPWGGAKVKVPVKFIVGDLDLTYNSPGAKDYIHKGGLKRDVPLLEDVVVIEGAGHFLHQERPDEITKHIYDFIKKF; from the exons ATGGAGGGTGTAGAGCACCGAACAGTGAATGTGAATGGCATAAACATGCACATTGCTGAGATGGGTGAAGGCCCATTGATCCTCTTCATCCATGGATTCCCTGATCTCTGGTTCTCATGGCGCCACCAGATGAAAGCTCTTGCTTCCCTCGGTTACCGCTGCGTGGCGCCGGACCTCCGAGGCTACGGAGACACGGATGTGCCGCCCTCTACCACCGCCTACACCACTCTCCACGTCGTCGGCGATCTCGTCGGTCTTCTGGATGAGGTTGCCGGCGGCGATGAGAAAGTGTTTGTGGTAGGTCATGACTGGGGTGCCATGACTGCTTGGAATCTTTCTCTCTTCCGCCCTGAACGAATCAGAGCTCTGGTCAACTTGAGCGTGGCTTTTACTCCCCGAAACCCTAAGAGAAAGCCTCTTGACACCTTAAGAGCAGTGTATGGAAATGAGTACTATATTTGCAGGTTTCAG GTCTCAAAAGATGGTTTAAGTAGAAGTGAAAAAAAGATGATTTTGTGTTGGGGCAAACCATGGTTTGCAAAGTGGTTTTGTTGCTCAAGTGCATTGTTGCAGGAGACTGGGAATATAGAAGCTGAGTTTGAGCAGATTGGAACTGGAAGAGTGTTGAAGGAGTTCCTGACATACCGCAACCCTGGCCCACTTTATCTACCTCAGGGCAAAGCCTTTGGTCGTTCAATTGATTCTCCCTTAACGTTGCCCTCATGGCTATCTGAAGAAGAATGTGATTACTATGTCAGTAAATATCAGAAGACTGGTTTCACTGGGGGATTGAACTACTACAGAAATTTGGATCT AAATTGGGAGCTCACAGCACCGTGGGGTGGTGCTAAAGTGAAAGTTCCTGTGAAGTTTATTGTGGGTGATCTTGACCTGACCTACAATTCACCGGGAGCCAAGGATTACATTCATAAAGGTGGGTTGAAGAGAGATGTGCCTCTTCTGGAGGATGTAGTTGTAATTGAAGGGGCAGGTCACTTCCTTCATCAAGAAAGGCCTGATGAGATCACCAAACACATCTACGATTTCATTAAGAAATTCTAA
- the LOC114178744 gene encoding lipoamide acyltransferase component of branched-chain alpha-keto acid dehydrogenase complex, mitochondrial isoform X2: protein MGDYVEDFQPLCEVQSDKATIEITSRYKGKVSNILCGPGDIVKVGETLLKILVDDSASPSVTLGDSVNAKSPDSDKTSVNVPVFTTVVDDSDNAKLIDSDPGKGRQTGILSTPAVRSLAKQHGIDITEVCGTGKDGRVLKEDVLNFAVSKGIIKDPSALLHTDSVEQLQGAEGYNYNIATKSCSPSEDRTVPFRGFQRAMVKSMSLAAKVPHFHYVDEINCDALVELKTSFQKNNPYPDIKYTFLPILIKSLSMALSKYPFMNSCFKEDAVEVVLKGSHNVGIAMATQHGLVVPNIKNVQSLSILEITKELARLQQLASNNKLTSEDICGGTITLSNIGAIGGKFGSPLVNLPEVSIIAIGKIQKVPRFADNGNVYPASLVTVNIGADHRVLDGATVARFCNEWKQLIENPELLTLYLR, encoded by the exons ATG GGGGATTATGTTGAAGACTTTCAACCGCTCTGTGAAGTTCAAAGTGATAAAGCTACCATTGAAATTACGAGTCGCTACAAAGGAAAAGTTTCCAATATTCTCTGCGGTCCTGGTGATATTGTGAAG GTTGGAGAAACTCTACTAAAGATTTTAGTTGATGATTCAGCATCTCCGTCTGTCACTCTTGGTGATTCAGTAAATGCGAAGTCACCTGATTCCGATAAGACATCAGTTAATGTACCAGTGTTTACTACAGTAGTTGACGATTCAGACAATGCCAAATTGATAGATTCTGATCCTGGTAAAGGAAGACAGACTGGAATTCTATCAACACCTGCTGTAAGAAGTCTGGCTAAGCAACATGGTATAGATATAACTGAAGTTTGTGGAACTGGAAAAGATGGAAGGGTATTAAAAGAAGATGTGCTAAATTTTGCTGTCAGCAAAGGAATCATTAAAGATCCATCTGCACTCTTGCATACCGATTCTGTAGAACAGCTTCAGGGAGCTGAAGGATACAATTACAATATCGCAACTAAATCTTGTAGTCCATCTGAGGACAGGACAGTCCCATTTAG aGGATTCCAAAGAGCAATGGTAAAGTCAATGTCTCTGGCTGCTAAAGTCCCACATTTTCATTATGTGGATGAGATAAATTGTGATGCTCTAGTGGAGCTTAAAACATCTTTTCAGAAAAATAATCCTTATCCAGACATTAAGTACACTTTCCTTCCAATATTAATCAAATCACTATCAATGGCCCTCAGTAAGTACCCCTTTATGAACAGTTGCTTCAAAGAGGATGCAGTGGAGGTCGTTCTCAAAG GTTCACACAATGTTGGAATTGCCATGGCGACACAACATGGTCTAGTTGTgccaaacataaaaaatgttcagtCTCTTTCCATACTTGAG ATAACCAAAGAGCTGGCAAGGTTACAACAATTGGCTTCAAATAACAAGTTAACTTCTGAGGATATATGTGGTGGTACTATTACTTTAAGCAACATTGGAGCAATTGGTGGAAAGTTTGGTTCCCCACTTGTTAATCTGCCTGAAGTCTCCATTATTGCCATTGGTAAAATTCAGAAAGTTCCACGGTTCGCTGATAATGGAAATGTGTATCCTGCATCACTCGTGACT GTTAATATTGGTGCAGATCACAGAGTCTTGGACGGAGCAACCGTTGCAAGATTTTGCAACGAGTGGAAGCAACTAATTGAAAATCCCGAGCTCCTCACTCTGtatttgagataa
- the LOC114178335 gene encoding uncharacterized protein LOC114178335 isoform X2: MEGVEHRTVNVNGINMHIAEMGEGPLILFIHGFPDLWFSWRHQMKALASLGYRCVAPDLRGYGDTDVPPSTTAYTTLHVVGDLVGLLDEVAGGDEKVFVVGHDWGAMTAWNLSLFRPERIRALVNLSVAFTPRNPKRKPLDTLRAVYGNEYYICRFQETGNIEAEFEQIGTGRVLKEFLTYRNPGPLYLPQGKAFGRSIDSPLTLPSWLSEEECDYYVSKYQKTGFTGGLNYYRNLDLNWELTAPWGGAKVKVPVKFIVGDLDLTYNSPGAKDYIHKGGLKRDVPLLEDVVVIEGAGHFLHQERPDEITKHIYDFIKKF, from the exons ATGGAGGGTGTAGAGCACCGAACAGTGAATGTGAATGGCATAAACATGCACATTGCTGAGATGGGTGAAGGCCCATTGATCCTCTTCATCCATGGATTCCCTGATCTCTGGTTCTCATGGCGCCACCAGATGAAAGCTCTTGCTTCCCTCGGTTACCGCTGCGTGGCGCCGGACCTCCGAGGCTACGGAGACACGGATGTGCCGCCCTCTACCACCGCCTACACCACTCTCCACGTCGTCGGCGATCTCGTCGGTCTTCTGGATGAGGTTGCCGGCGGCGATGAGAAAGTGTTTGTGGTAGGTCATGACTGGGGTGCCATGACTGCTTGGAATCTTTCTCTCTTCCGCCCTGAACGAATCAGAGCTCTGGTCAACTTGAGCGTGGCTTTTACTCCCCGAAACCCTAAGAGAAAGCCTCTTGACACCTTAAGAGCAGTGTATGGAAATGAGTACTATATTTGCAGGTTTCAG GAGACTGGGAATATAGAAGCTGAGTTTGAGCAGATTGGAACTGGAAGAGTGTTGAAGGAGTTCCTGACATACCGCAACCCTGGCCCACTTTATCTACCTCAGGGCAAAGCCTTTGGTCGTTCAATTGATTCTCCCTTAACGTTGCCCTCATGGCTATCTGAAGAAGAATGTGATTACTATGTCAGTAAATATCAGAAGACTGGTTTCACTGGGGGATTGAACTACTACAGAAATTTGGATCT AAATTGGGAGCTCACAGCACCGTGGGGTGGTGCTAAAGTGAAAGTTCCTGTGAAGTTTATTGTGGGTGATCTTGACCTGACCTACAATTCACCGGGAGCCAAGGATTACATTCATAAAGGTGGGTTGAAGAGAGATGTGCCTCTTCTGGAGGATGTAGTTGTAATTGAAGGGGCAGGTCACTTCCTTCATCAAGAAAGGCCTGATGAGATCACCAAACACATCTACGATTTCATTAAGAAATTCTAA